The nucleotide sequence TTTCCGCCCTTGCTTTTTCATTGTCGGCAAGTGTAGAACGTACTGTTCCCAAAACTAAATTATAACGTTCAGCGATCTGACCTACTTCCGTAAACGGTTCCACAGGAACATCCACTGCCAAGTCCCCGGTCTTTCTCTGGTAATCCATGGCTAAGAATAGATCGATCAGCTCCGTAGTAGCCTTATGCTCCGAAATGTTTAGCCCCATTCTTTCTTCGTCCCCATCTACCCGGAGAGGGAAAAATTTATTAATCAGGTAAAAGATCAGCAAAGAAAGTCCGAATGCAAATCCACCCACGGAAAGTATACCCAATACTTGGGTAAGAAGAAGGGAAGTTCTTGTGACATTATGACCGATCAGGTTCAGATCCGCAAAAATTCCCACAGCAATCGTTCCCCAAATCCCTCCGATCAAGTGGACGGGGATAGCTCCCACCGCATCGTCTATCTTCAGTTTATCTAAAAGTTTTTCTGCAGGAAGAACTAAGGAACCCGCTATGCTACCGATGATCGCAGATTGAATCGGAGTAAAACAATCCGCTCCCGCAGTGACGGCGACTAAACCGGCCAAAGAACCGTTCAATGGGGCAGTCGCTTCCGGAAATCCTTTAATCAACCAAGCAGATAACATCGCTACCATAAGGGAGAATCCGGAAGAGATGATAGTGTTCAGTATAATGCCCGGAACTTTTTCATTAAAAGCTAAAGTACTCCCTCCATTAAATCCCATCCACCCGAACCAAAGGAGAATTCCACCTAACATCGCCATTGGGAGATTACTTCCGGTGACTGCTTTGGGTTCCTCATTCTCCGGAAATCTTCCTATTCTAGCACCCACTACAAGCAGAAGAGAAAGTGACACCCAACCACCCACGCTATGGACGAGAGTGGAACCTGCGAAGTCATGAAATCCTCTAGCAGCCAGCCAACCAAGACTTTCATCCGTCATACTTCCTCCCCAACACCAATGACCGGCGATCGGATAGATCAAACCCGAGATCAGAGCTGTGGCGAATAAATAAGAATGGAATTTTAATCTTTCTGCAACTGCTCCTGAAACGATCGTCGCAGAAGTTCCGCAGAACACTAGCTGGAATAAGAAAAAAGTCGGAGGCCAAGCCTTACCTTCCGGAAACACAGGAGCAAATAAAGAAGTTCCTATGAGACCGTTCCATGTGACTCCGAACATAAGCCCGAATCCGAACGTATAAAAAAGGAGAGTGGCTACTCCGAAGTCCGCAATATTTTTAATGGCGACATTAATTGAGTTTTTGGCTCTAGTAAGTCCGGATTCTAATACAAGGAAACCGCCTTGCATAATGAGTACCAGTCCTGAACATACCAAGACCCAAAGTATATCTAGTAAGCTCTTTTCTAAGATCATAGAAAAGGTTCCCCCGAATGATTCCTGCTACAATTGTTTCGCTTATTAATCTAAATTATCGGAATCATTTTAATCTAATCTAACAAGACGCAAGCGGGAAAACTCATAATAATGTAACAAAGAGGATGATAAATACCCCAAAAATCCTCCCCCACTGAAATGAGTTTTAATCGTAAAAGGCATTACGGGCCCTTCTCCAAACCCCGAAACTTCTTAAAATTCGAGAGAAAATTCGTTTTTTTCGAAGAACAGTGTTTATTTCGAACGTAACGACCGTTCTACAAAGTCTTATAGATAACGGCTAAAGCAGGGGCTTCGAAGGAGAAAAAAGCCTTTCCCTCTAAAAAGCCTGTTTTAAACAAGGATTAACTCTACAAAAACCGAGATGTTGGTATAATTCCATGAGGGAAATCAAAACCGTAACCGTTCTTGGCGCAAATGGGACAATGGGCGCCGGATCCGCAGCTATCGTGGCAGCTTTTGGTAAGGCAAAAGTCTATATGTTAGCCCGTGACGTTAACAAAGCTAAAGAAGGGATCGAAAAAGCTATTTCTTCCATCAAAACGGACACAATCCGTCCTAGATTAATTCCCGGTTCTTATGACCAAGACCTGGAAAAAGCTGTCTCCGAATCCGATTGGGTTTTCGAGCTTGTTGCAGAAAGTTATGAAGTAAAAGAACCGATCAACAAAAGGATCGCTAAGGCTCGTAAACCGGGCACGATCGTATCCACTGTGTCTTCCGGTCTTTCTATCGCTCGTTTAGCGGATGCTTTCGACGAAGACGGTAAAAAACATTATTACGGAACTCACTTCTTCAACCCTCCGTATAAAATGATCCTCTGCGAATTGGTAACTCATGCAGGAAACGATAAAAAAGTTACCAAAAAACTGGGAGAATACCTGGATAAAACTCTGGGACGCGCCGTCGTTTATACGAATGATACTCCGGCATTCGCAGGTAACAGGATCGGATTCCAGTTAATCAACGAAGCTGCTATCAAAGCGGAAGAATATTCCGACAAAGGTGGTATTGCACTTATCGACGCGATCATGAGCGGTTATACCGGAAGAGCAAT is from Leptospira sp. WS58.C1 and encodes:
- the amt gene encoding ammonium transporter — translated: MILEKSLLDILWVLVCSGLVLIMQGGFLVLESGLTRAKNSINVAIKNIADFGVATLLFYTFGFGLMFGVTWNGLIGTSLFAPVFPEGKAWPPTFFLFQLVFCGTSATIVSGAVAERLKFHSYLFATALISGLIYPIAGHWCWGGSMTDESLGWLAARGFHDFAGSTLVHSVGGWVSLSLLLVVGARIGRFPENEEPKAVTGSNLPMAMLGGILLWFGWMGFNGGSTLAFNEKVPGIILNTIISSGFSLMVAMLSAWLIKGFPEATAPLNGSLAGLVAVTAGADCFTPIQSAIIGSIAGSLVLPAEKLLDKLKIDDAVGAIPVHLIGGIWGTIAVGIFADLNLIGHNVTRTSLLLTQVLGILSVGGFAFGLSLLIFYLINKFFPLRVDGDEERMGLNISEHKATTELIDLFLAMDYQRKTGDLAVDVPVEPFTEVGQIAERYNLVLGTVRSTLADNEKARAEIADAYEKVRIEQDKAEKLLLNVLPHSIAQELKANAGLIADSYPKVSILFADIVGFTKLSAVMRPESVVRLLNEVFSHFDILAEKYGLEKIKTIGDAYMAVGGLPLPNEAHPLLVAHMAWDMKELLSKFKLKKMGTKLRMRIGINTGPVVAGVIGTKKFIYDIWGDAVNLASRMESHGVPGEIQVTESTAELIRSDFALTERGEINVKGKGLVKTFLISHRLRSPEERFTDLGYSFSAT
- a CDS encoding 3-hydroxyacyl-CoA dehydrogenase family protein, with product MREIKTVTVLGANGTMGAGSAAIVAAFGKAKVYMLARDVNKAKEGIEKAISSIKTDTIRPRLIPGSYDQDLEKAVSESDWVFELVAESYEVKEPINKRIAKARKPGTIVSTVSSGLSIARLADAFDEDGKKHYYGTHFFNPPYKMILCELVTHAGNDKKVTKKLGEYLDKTLGRAVVYTNDTPAFAGNRIGFQLINEAAIKAEEYSDKGGIALIDAIMSGYTGRAMAPLDTADFVGLDVHKAIVDNLYEMTKDAAHSTFKLPDYFQKLIDKGDLGRKSGQGLYKMTKTPDGKKEKLYYDIKGDLYVPVPKFDIPFIKEANRRIGEADYIGAMNIVKEAKGLEADIARYFIARYVSYSLSIVGEVVETKEMSDLAMGTGFNWAPASAFVDFLGGPKEAISLITKAKLPVPDVLAKAKAGKPFYQLKDVLDARSLFKG